The following are from one region of the Streptomyces rubrogriseus genome:
- a CDS encoding sensor histidine kinase: MTGTRGRLRGMSCRLDAWQLARQSDPADPAGAAEGAGAGERPERMGPPPTGFTLLPWLLMGLGSLANIFQGNSANPWVGGLGLFVFNSLYIYVAFRSFDKELRESPSTRLALAAMALVTCGLALAYGGSWLLFFPLLGLAAGAALRGRWLGRWGWSLAVVAGAVAGVKDGWTGLNIAYGTFLSTMVTAAILSLSDAVRQLRAAREELATRAVAEERLRFSRDLHDLLGHTLSVIVVKSEAARRLAPRDLDAALTQITDIESVGRQALTEVREAVTGYREGSLGTELDRARSALSAADVDPVVRRSGPPLPPQAEALLGWVVREAVTNVVRHSGASRCEIAVAGSADRVRLTVTDDGTGAAVSARGPGTGLTGLRERLAAAGGSLTAGVAPRGGFSVTAELPVPAEGEPVGAPA, from the coding sequence ATGACCGGGACCCGAGGGCGGCTGCGTGGGATGTCGTGCCGTCTGGACGCGTGGCAGCTGGCACGGCAGTCGGATCCGGCCGACCCGGCCGGGGCGGCGGAGGGGGCGGGGGCGGGCGAGCGGCCGGAGCGGATGGGACCGCCGCCCACCGGATTCACCCTGCTGCCGTGGCTGCTGATGGGCCTGGGCAGCCTGGCGAACATCTTCCAGGGGAACAGCGCCAACCCCTGGGTCGGCGGCCTCGGCCTGTTCGTCTTCAACTCGCTCTACATCTACGTCGCCTTCCGCTCCTTCGACAAGGAGTTGCGCGAGTCGCCGTCCACGCGGCTGGCGCTGGCCGCCATGGCGCTGGTGACCTGTGGTCTGGCTCTTGCGTACGGGGGCAGTTGGCTGCTCTTCTTCCCGCTGCTCGGCCTGGCCGCGGGGGCGGCGCTGCGCGGCCGGTGGCTGGGCCGGTGGGGCTGGTCGCTGGCGGTGGTGGCCGGTGCGGTGGCGGGTGTCAAGGACGGCTGGACGGGCCTGAACATCGCCTACGGGACCTTCCTGTCGACGATGGTGACGGCCGCGATCCTGAGCCTGTCCGACGCCGTACGGCAGTTGCGGGCCGCCCGGGAGGAACTGGCCACGCGGGCGGTGGCGGAGGAGCGGCTGCGGTTCTCGCGGGACCTGCACGACCTGCTGGGACACACGCTGTCGGTGATCGTGGTCAAGTCGGAGGCCGCCCGGCGGCTGGCGCCCCGCGACCTGGACGCGGCGCTGACCCAGATCACGGACATCGAGTCGGTCGGCCGCCAGGCACTGACCGAGGTCCGCGAGGCGGTCACCGGCTACCGGGAGGGCAGCCTCGGCACCGAGCTGGACCGGGCCCGCTCCGCGCTGAGCGCGGCGGACGTGGACCCGGTGGTGCGCCGCTCCGGCCCGCCGCTGCCCCCGCAGGCGGAGGCGCTCCTCGGGTGGGTGGTGCGGGAGGCGGTCACCAACGTCGTACGGCACAGCGGGGCGAGCCGGTGCGAGATCGCCGTCGCGGGCAGCGCGGACCGGGTCCGGCTGACGGTCACGGACGACGGCACGGGCGCCGCCGTCTCCGCCCGGGGGCCGGGCACCGGTCTGACCGGGCTCAGGGAACGCCTCGCCGCCGCGGGCGGATCGCTGACGGCGGGGGTGGCACCGCGGGGCGGGTTCTCGGTGACGGCGGAGCTGCCGGTTCCGGCGGAGG
- a CDS encoding ABC transporter permease, translated as MRDYLILETRRTLRDPGFVVGGVAMPVLMYLLFTNLGGDAGEWKTGAMVGMAAYGAVGSALNTGGGVAEDRAIGWLRQLRVTPMRPHQVVVGRALTASVTVLPAITAVLAAGGLLNGVRLDAWQWAALALLLWLGSVPFTLLGLGNGYRLTGQTTGVANMVANLGLAVLGGLWFPLVLFPEWLRTVSAYTPTNRFAQLGTSVATGHAPPAGAILVLTGWLLAFGAYAVLSYRRGAAKD; from the coding sequence ATGAGGGACTACCTGATCCTCGAGACGCGCCGCACACTGCGCGACCCCGGCTTCGTGGTCGGCGGTGTCGCCATGCCGGTGCTGATGTACCTGCTGTTCACCAACCTCGGGGGCGACGCGGGCGAGTGGAAGACGGGCGCGATGGTCGGCATGGCCGCGTACGGCGCGGTCGGCTCCGCCCTCAACACCGGCGGCGGGGTCGCCGAGGACCGTGCCATCGGCTGGCTGCGGCAGTTGCGGGTGACTCCGATGCGCCCGCACCAGGTGGTCGTGGGCCGTGCCCTGACCGCCTCGGTCACCGTGCTGCCCGCGATCACGGCGGTGCTCGCCGCGGGCGGTCTGCTCAACGGCGTACGGCTGGACGCCTGGCAGTGGGCGGCGCTGGCGCTGCTGCTGTGGCTCGGGTCGGTGCCGTTCACGCTGCTGGGGCTGGGCAACGGCTACCGGCTGACCGGGCAGACCACGGGCGTGGCGAACATGGTGGCCAACCTGGGTCTCGCGGTGCTCGGCGGGCTGTGGTTCCCGCTGGTGCTGTTCCCGGAGTGGCTGCGCACGGTGTCGGCGTACACCCCGACCAACCGCTTCGCGCAACTGGGCACCTCGGTCGCCACGGGGCACGCGCCCCCCGCGGGTGCCATTCTCGTCCTGACGGGGTGGCTGCTGGCCTTCGGCGCGTACGCCGTCCTGTCCTACCGTCGCGGCGCGGCGAAAGACTGA
- a CDS encoding ABC transporter ATP-binding protein: MRPTEGTTPAVAFTGAAKAYGDVRAVDGVDLRIGCGETVALLGRNGAGKSTTIALLLGLCPPDAGTVELFGGPAERAVRAGRVGAMLQEARAVPRVTVGELVAFVAGRYPAPMPVGQALELAGIERLAGRRVDRLSGGQTQRVRFALALAGRPDLLVLDEPTAALDVEARQAFWQSMRAYARRGSTVLFSTHYLEEAEAHADRILVVDRGRIVADGTGDELRRAAGGSRVSFDLAGRTTEDLTLLPGVHSLEVRGDRALLRTEDSDATVIALARLGAIRGLEVAPASLDDAFLALTTAAPVPEKESVR, translated from the coding sequence ATGAGACCGACAGAGGGCACCACCCCCGCCGTAGCCTTCACGGGAGCGGCCAAGGCCTACGGCGACGTCCGCGCCGTCGACGGCGTGGACCTGCGCATCGGGTGCGGCGAGACGGTCGCGCTGCTCGGCCGCAACGGCGCGGGCAAGTCGACGACGATCGCACTGCTGCTCGGCCTGTGCCCGCCCGACGCGGGCACCGTGGAGCTGTTCGGCGGGCCTGCGGAGCGTGCCGTGCGGGCCGGCCGGGTGGGCGCGATGCTCCAGGAGGCGCGGGCGGTGCCCCGGGTCACGGTGGGGGAACTGGTGGCCTTCGTGGCCGGCCGTTATCCGGCGCCGATGCCGGTCGGGCAGGCCCTGGAGCTGGCCGGGATCGAGCGGTTGGCCGGGCGGCGCGTGGACCGGCTGTCGGGCGGGCAGACCCAGCGCGTGCGGTTCGCGCTCGCCCTGGCCGGCCGCCCCGACCTGCTGGTCCTGGACGAACCGACGGCGGCCCTGGACGTGGAGGCCAGGCAGGCCTTCTGGCAGTCGATGCGGGCGTACGCCCGGCGCGGCAGCACGGTCCTGTTCTCCACCCACTACCTGGAGGAGGCCGAGGCGCACGCCGACCGGATCCTGGTCGTCGACCGGGGACGGATCGTCGCGGACGGCACCGGTGACGAGCTGCGCCGGGCGGCGGGCGGCAGCCGCGTCTCCTTCGACCTGGCCGGCCGGACCACCGAGGACCTGACACTGCTGCCCGGGGTCCACTCGCTGGAGGTGCGCGGGGACCGCGCGCTGCTGCGCACCGAGGACTCCGACGCGACCGTGATCGCGCTCGCGCGGCTCGGCGCGATACGCGGCCTGGAGGTCGCCCCCGCGTCCCTGGACGACGCGTTCCTGGCCCTGACGACGGCGGCACCGGTGCCGGAGAAGGAGAGCGTGCGATGA